Proteins encoded within one genomic window of Ranitomeya variabilis isolate aRanVar5 chromosome 4, aRanVar5.hap1, whole genome shotgun sequence:
- the LOC143768361 gene encoding uncharacterized protein LOC143768361 codes for MFSTFLEWVARKVTRLPSITHYLDDFLLVGPANSEACHHALVQFKDVMSRFGVPLSPEKTIGPVSVITFLGIEIDSVAMEFRLPQDKISKLLDLIAGCLAVGKVTLVQMQSLLGSLNFACKVMPMGRIFSRRLILATKGVKQPHHRIRITAQLRSDLIIWQRFLFSYNGKTCFQEDECDSDILGLRFGPVDTVGFSVRFRDQTCSDTWPESWVARAWTQNSVLLELLPLAAAMELWGQFLRNKRVRLQLKSDKAIHALNFLSSSSLPVIKVIAFTVLKCLENNTWLKANAHNIINGCVTDVKLRSDSQVRYGRQPWVQQQILGCPHSVWDVLES; via the coding sequence ATGTTTAGTACATTTCTGGAATGGGTAGCTCGCAAGGTTACGCGTTTGCCGTCGATTACGCACTACCTCGATGACTTTTTGCTGGTAGGTCCGGCTAATTCAGAAGCGTGTCATCATGCCCTGGTTCAATTTAAGGATGTCATGTCCCGTTTCGGAGTTCCTTTGTCTCCGGAAAAAACTATTGGTCCCGTCTCTGTTATCACGTTCCTGGGGATCGAAATTGACTCGGTTGCCATGGAATTCAGGTTGCCCCAAGACAAGATCTCAAAATTGCTAGACCTAATTGCGGGGTGTTTAGCGGTCGGTAAGGTGACCCTGGTCCAAATGCAATCCCTCCTTGGTTCCCTGAATTTCGCCTGCAAGGTTATGCCAATGGGCAGAATCTTCTCTCGCAGGTTAATCTTGGCTACGAAAGGTGTGAAGCAACCGCACCATAGGATCAGAATCACGGCGCAGTTGCGCAGCGATTTGATCATATGGCAGCGTTTTCTTTTTTCCTACAACGGCAAAACGTGTTTTCAGGAAGACGAATGTGACAGTGACATCTTGGGGCTCAGGTTTGGCCCAGTGGACACGGTGGGTTTCAGCGTCAGGTTTAGGGATCAGACGTGCTCGGACACATGGCCCGAGTCGTGGGTGGCCAGAGCCTGGACCCAGAACTCAGTATTACTGGAACTACTTCCCCTGGCGGCTGCCATGGAACTTTGGGGCCAGTTCTTGCGCAACAAGCGTGTCCGCTTGCAGCTTAAATCGGACAAGGCCATACATGCCCTTAATTTCCTTTCATCTTCATCGTTACCAGTCATAAAGGTCATCGCGTTCACGGTGTTAAAATGCTTGGAGAACAACACATGGTTAAAGGCGAACGCCCATAACATTATAAATGGCTGCGTTACGGATGTTAAACTTCGTTCTGATTCACAGGTGCGATATGGTCGGCAGCCGTGGGTACAGCAGCAAATCCTGGGATGCCCGCATTCGGTCTGGGATGTCCTGGAGAGCTGA